One segment of Mycolicibacterium neworleansense DNA contains the following:
- the garA gene encoding glycogen accumulation regulator GarA, protein MTDKDSNLGADQSEDVTVETTSVFRADFLNELDAPATAGTEGAVSGVEGLPAGSALLVVKRGPNAGSRFLLDQPTTSAGRHPDSDIFLDDVTVSRRHAEFRLESGEFQVVDVGSLNGTYVNREPVDSAVLANGDEVQIGKFRLVFLTGPRSDDDSGSAS, encoded by the coding sequence GTGACGGACAAGGACAGCAATTTGGGGGCCGACCAGTCGGAAGACGTGACGGTGGAGACCACATCGGTTTTCCGCGCGGATTTCTTGAACGAACTGGATGCGCCCGCAACGGCCGGTACCGAAGGCGCCGTTTCCGGTGTCGAGGGCCTGCCCGCGGGTTCGGCATTGCTCGTCGTCAAGCGCGGACCGAACGCCGGATCGCGTTTCCTGCTCGATCAGCCGACCACGTCGGCGGGGCGTCACCCGGACAGCGATATCTTCCTCGATGACGTCACGGTGAGCCGCCGGCACGCCGAGTTCCGGTTGGAGAGCGGCGAGTTCCAGGTTGTCGACGTCGGCAGCCTCAACGGCACGTACGTGAACCGCGAGCCGGTCGATTCGGCCGTACTCGCCAACGGTGACGAGGTGCAGATCGGGAAGTTCCGCCTGGTGTTCCTCACCGGACCTCGGTCTGACGACGACAGCGGCTCCGCCAGCTAG
- a CDS encoding CDP-alcohol phosphatidyltransferase family protein, whose protein sequence is MDHAPAPEGRSAPAPTARDRVLTVPNALSVLRLVLVPVFLWLLFGLHANGWAVAVLMFSGFSDWADGKIARLVDNQSSRLGELLDPLVDRIYMVTVPVALALYGVVPWWLVLTLLGRDALLAATLPLLRSRGLTALPVTYLGKAATFALMSGFPWVLLGQWDATWSRVALACGWAFLLWGVALYLWSAVLYLIQVTMVVRQLPPRS, encoded by the coding sequence ATGGACCACGCGCCTGCTCCCGAGGGCAGGAGCGCACCGGCGCCGACTGCCCGCGATCGGGTGCTGACCGTGCCCAACGCGCTCAGTGTGTTGCGCCTGGTGTTGGTGCCGGTGTTCCTGTGGCTGCTGTTCGGGCTGCACGCCAACGGCTGGGCCGTCGCGGTGCTGATGTTCAGCGGCTTCTCCGACTGGGCCGACGGCAAGATCGCGCGCCTGGTGGACAATCAGTCGTCGCGGCTCGGCGAACTGCTCGATCCACTCGTGGACCGCATCTACATGGTCACCGTGCCGGTCGCCCTGGCGTTGTACGGCGTGGTGCCGTGGTGGCTGGTGCTGACCCTGCTCGGCCGCGATGCGCTGCTCGCCGCCACGCTGCCGCTGCTGCGCAGCCGGGGATTGACCGCGCTACCGGTGACGTATCTGGGTAAGGCCGCCACCTTCGCGCTGATGTCGGGCTTCCCGTGGGTACTGCTCGGCCAGTGGGACGCGACGTGGAGCCGGGTGGCGCTGGCCTGCGGATGGGCCTTCCTGCTGTGGGGCGTGGCGCTGTACCTGTGGTCAGCGGTGCTGTACCTGATCCAGGTGACGATGGTGGTGCGACAACTCCCGCCGCGGTCATGA
- the secA2 gene encoding accessory Sec system translocase SecA2 produces MPKTSNAKPGRVSSKFWKLLGASTERNEARSLSEVKGAAGFEDKAAKLDDEQLTKAAKLLELKDLAASADMPQFLALAREAADRTTGLRPFDVQLLAALRMLAGDVVEMATGEGKTLAGAIAAAGYAIGGRHVHVITINDYLARRDAEWMTPLLEAMGLSVGWITADSTAEQRRTAYECDVTYASVNEIGFDVLRDQLVTDVADLVSPNPDVALIDEADSVLVDEALVPLVLAGTSHREQPRVEIIRMVGDLISGPGSDENFATDDDNRNVHLTEAGARKLESRLGNIDLYSEEHVATTLTEVNVALHAHVLLQRDVHYIVRDGAVHLINASRGRIASLQRWPDGLQAAVEAKEGIETTETGEVLDTITVQALVNRYPTVCGMTGTALAAGEQLRQFYKLGVSPIPPNKPNIREDETDRVYLTEAAKNHAIVEHIADVHATGQPVLVGTHDVAESEDLHRRLVKAGVPAVVLNAKNDAEEAAVIAEAGKLGSVTVSTQMAGRGTDIRLGGSEVGDDSPEKEKVAELGGLHVVGTGRHHTERLDNQLRGRAGRQGDPGSTVFFSSWEDEVVASHLDDTKLPTETDDDGRIIAPKAAGLLDHAQRVAEGRLLDVHANTWRYNQLIAQQRAIIVDRRETLLRTDTARQELQARSPERYAKLAEELGEDGEEKLEKICRLIMLYHLDRGWCDHLAFLADIRESIHLRALGRQNPLDEFHRMAVDAFASLAADAIEAAQQTFDTADSIEDEPGIDLSKLARPTSTWTYMVHDNPLNDDTMSALSLPGVFR; encoded by the coding sequence GTGCCGAAGACGTCCAACGCCAAACCGGGCCGTGTGAGCAGCAAGTTCTGGAAGCTATTGGGGGCCAGCACCGAGCGGAACGAGGCCCGGTCGCTCTCAGAGGTCAAGGGTGCGGCCGGATTCGAGGACAAGGCTGCCAAACTCGATGACGAGCAGCTCACCAAAGCCGCCAAGCTGCTCGAACTGAAGGATTTGGCCGCGTCCGCGGACATGCCTCAGTTCCTGGCGCTGGCCCGGGAAGCCGCCGACCGGACGACCGGTCTGCGGCCCTTTGATGTGCAGCTGCTCGCCGCCCTGCGCATGCTCGCCGGCGATGTCGTCGAGATGGCCACCGGCGAGGGCAAGACCCTGGCCGGGGCGATCGCGGCGGCGGGCTACGCGATCGGCGGCCGGCACGTCCACGTCATCACGATCAACGACTACCTGGCCCGTCGTGACGCCGAGTGGATGACCCCGCTGCTGGAGGCGATGGGGCTCTCGGTCGGCTGGATCACCGCCGACTCCACCGCCGAACAGCGTCGCACGGCCTACGAGTGCGATGTCACCTACGCCTCGGTCAACGAGATCGGGTTCGACGTCTTGCGTGACCAGCTGGTCACCGATGTCGCCGACCTGGTCTCACCGAACCCCGACGTGGCACTCATCGACGAGGCCGACTCGGTGCTCGTGGACGAGGCGCTGGTCCCGCTGGTCCTGGCCGGCACCAGCCATCGCGAACAGCCGCGCGTCGAGATCATCCGGATGGTCGGCGACCTCATCAGCGGACCCGGTTCCGACGAGAATTTCGCGACCGACGACGACAACCGCAACGTGCACCTCACCGAGGCCGGAGCCCGCAAGCTGGAATCGCGCCTTGGCAACATCGACCTGTACTCCGAGGAGCACGTCGCCACCACCCTCACCGAGGTCAACGTGGCGCTGCACGCGCATGTGCTGCTGCAGCGCGACGTGCACTACATCGTGCGTGACGGTGCGGTCCACCTGATCAACGCGTCGCGCGGGCGCATCGCCTCGCTGCAGCGATGGCCGGACGGCCTGCAGGCCGCGGTGGAGGCCAAAGAGGGCATCGAGACCACCGAGACCGGCGAGGTGCTCGACACGATCACGGTCCAGGCGCTGGTCAACCGGTATCCGACGGTGTGTGGCATGACCGGCACCGCGCTGGCCGCCGGCGAGCAGCTGCGCCAGTTCTACAAGCTCGGGGTGTCGCCGATCCCGCCGAACAAGCCGAACATCCGCGAGGACGAGACGGACCGGGTGTACCTCACCGAGGCGGCCAAGAACCACGCCATCGTCGAGCACATCGCCGACGTGCACGCGACCGGCCAGCCGGTGCTGGTCGGCACCCACGACGTCGCCGAGTCCGAAGACCTGCACCGCAGGCTGGTCAAGGCCGGGGTTCCCGCCGTCGTGCTCAACGCCAAGAACGACGCCGAAGAAGCGGCCGTGATCGCCGAGGCGGGCAAGCTGGGCTCGGTGACGGTGTCCACCCAGATGGCCGGCCGTGGCACCGACATCCGGCTGGGCGGATCCGAGGTCGGCGACGACTCGCCGGAGAAGGAGAAGGTGGCCGAGCTCGGCGGGCTGCATGTCGTGGGCACCGGACGGCACCACACCGAACGACTGGACAACCAGCTGCGCGGGCGCGCCGGGCGTCAGGGCGACCCCGGCTCGACGGTGTTCTTCTCCAGCTGGGAGGACGAGGTGGTGGCGTCGCACCTCGACGACACCAAACTGCCCACCGAAACCGACGACGACGGCCGGATCATCGCGCCCAAGGCGGCGGGTCTGCTCGACCACGCCCAGCGCGTCGCCGAGGGCAGGCTGCTCGACGTGCACGCCAACACCTGGCGCTACAACCAGCTGATCGCCCAGCAGCGCGCCATCATCGTGGACCGCCGCGAGACACTGCTGCGTACCGATACCGCCCGCCAGGAGCTTCAGGCCCGGTCCCCGGAGCGCTACGCCAAACTGGCCGAGGAGCTGGGTGAGGACGGCGAGGAGAAGCTGGAGAAGATCTGCCGGCTGATCATGCTGTACCACCTGGACCGGGGCTGGTGTGACCACCTGGCCTTCCTCGCCGACATCCGGGAGAGCATCCACCTGCGGGCCCTGGGCCGCCAGAACCCGCTCGACGAGTTCCACCGGATGGCCGTGGACGCGTTCGCCTCGCTGGCTGCCGATGCCATCGAGGCCGCCCAGCAGACCTTCGACACGGCGGACTCGATCGAGGACGAGCCGGGAATCGACCTGTCCAAGCTCGCGCGGCCGACGTCGACGTGGACGTACATGGTTCACGACAACCCGCTCAACGACGACACCATGTCGGCGCTGAGCCTGCCGGGTGTGTTCCGCTAA
- the gcvH gene encoding glycine cleavage system protein GcvH: MSEIPADLYYTSEHEWVLRTGDDTVRVGITDYAQSALGDVVFVQLPDVGAQLAAGDAFGEVESTKSVSDLYAPVAAKVVAVNGDLDGSPQLVNSDPYGEGWLVDLRLEEGTLEDALGGLLDADGYRAAVTE; encoded by the coding sequence GTGAGCGAGATCCCAGCCGACCTCTACTACACCTCGGAACACGAGTGGGTATTGCGTACCGGTGACGACACGGTGCGCGTCGGCATCACCGATTACGCGCAGTCCGCGCTGGGCGACGTGGTGTTCGTCCAACTGCCCGACGTCGGGGCCCAGCTGGCCGCAGGCGATGCGTTCGGCGAGGTCGAGTCGACCAAGTCGGTGTCGGACCTGTACGCCCCGGTCGCAGCGAAAGTCGTTGCGGTCAACGGTGATCTGGACGGCAGCCCGCAGCTGGTCAATTCCGACCCCTACGGCGAAGGCTGGCTGGTCGATCTGCGCCTCGAGGAGGGCACCCTGGAGGACGCCCTGGGCGGTTTGCTCGACGCGGACGGCTACCGCGCCGCCGTAACCGAGTAA
- the ftsR gene encoding transcriptional regulator FtsR, with protein sequence MTAPDTPALAGMSIGAVLDLLRGDFPDVSISKIRFLEAEGLITPQRTASGYRRFTAYDCARLRFILTAQRDQYLPLKVIKAQLDAQPDGELPQAGSAYGVPRLVPVSERGDHGGDVADGAAGISGVAPTQVRLSREDLLSRSGIDEEMLGALLRNGIITAGPAGFFDEHSVVIAQCARALGDYGVEPRHLRAFRSAADRQSDLIAQIAGPVGKAGKAGARDRADDLAREVAALAITLHTSLIKSAVRDVLDR encoded by the coding sequence ATGACTGCCCCCGACACACCTGCGCTGGCCGGGATGTCGATCGGCGCAGTGCTCGACCTGCTGCGGGGCGACTTTCCGGATGTCAGCATCTCCAAGATCCGGTTCCTCGAGGCAGAGGGGCTGATCACGCCGCAGCGCACCGCGTCGGGGTACCGGCGGTTCACTGCCTACGACTGTGCGCGGCTGCGGTTCATCCTGACCGCGCAGCGTGACCAGTACCTGCCGTTGAAAGTGATCAAGGCTCAGCTGGACGCCCAACCCGACGGAGAGTTGCCACAGGCAGGATCCGCGTACGGGGTGCCGCGTTTGGTGCCGGTATCCGAGCGTGGTGACCACGGAGGCGACGTGGCGGACGGTGCCGCTGGTATTTCGGGGGTGGCACCGACCCAGGTCCGGCTGTCCCGCGAAGACCTGCTGTCCCGGTCGGGGATCGACGAGGAGATGCTGGGAGCTCTGCTCCGCAACGGCATCATCACCGCCGGGCCCGCCGGGTTTTTCGACGAACATTCCGTGGTGATCGCCCAGTGTGCGCGCGCCCTGGGTGACTACGGTGTCGAGCCCCGGCATCTGCGGGCGTTCCGCTCCGCGGCGGACCGGCAATCCGACCTGATCGCCCAGATCGCGGGCCCAGTCGGCAAGGCGGGCAAGGCCGGAGCCCGCGACCGTGCTGATGACCTGGCCCGTGAAGTGGCGGCCTTGGCGATCACGTTGCACACGTCACTGATCAAGTCCGCCGTACGCGACGTTCTGGATCGCTGA
- a CDS encoding MerR family transcriptional regulator, translated as MGDTPRQEELDLTTGSGAEPPVRPVGEPVQGGLFPDDSVPDELVGYRGPSACQIAGITYRQLDYWARTSLVVPSIRGAAGSGSQRLYSFKDVLVLKIVKRLLDTGISLHNIRVAVDHLRQRGVQDLANITLFSDGTTVYECTSAEEVVDLLQGGQGVFGIAVSGAMRELTGTIADFPGERADGGESIASPEDELASRRKSRDRKIG; from the coding sequence GTGGGTGACACGCCACGGCAGGAAGAGTTGGATCTGACCACCGGGAGCGGCGCGGAGCCGCCTGTCAGGCCCGTTGGCGAACCCGTGCAGGGCGGGCTGTTCCCCGACGATTCCGTGCCGGACGAACTGGTCGGCTACCGCGGTCCCAGTGCCTGCCAGATCGCCGGCATCACCTACCGGCAGCTCGATTACTGGGCCCGTACGTCACTGGTGGTTCCCTCCATCCGCGGCGCGGCCGGTTCGGGTAGCCAGCGCCTCTACTCGTTCAAGGACGTGCTGGTCCTCAAGATCGTCAAGCGCCTGCTGGACACCGGTATCTCGCTGCACAACATCCGGGTCGCCGTCGACCACCTGCGCCAGCGCGGGGTACAGGATCTGGCCAACATCACCCTGTTCTCCGACGGCACCACGGTCTACGAGTGCACCTCGGCCGAAGAGGTCGTCGACCTGCTGCAGGGCGGTCAGGGCGTGTTCGGCATCGCGGTATCCGGCGCGATGCGCGAGCTGACCGGCACCATCGCCGACTTCCCGGGCGAGCGCGCCGACGGCGGCGAGTCGATCGCATCACCCGAGGACGAGCTCGCCTCCCGTCGCAAAAGCCGCGACCGCAAGATCGGCTGA
- a CDS encoding DUF881 domain-containing protein gives MPADVSPRRFRNLRIVQRSRSQLVFGGLGVLLCILLGMAIVTQVRQNESGDSLETARPADLLVLLDSLQQREGSLNTEVADLQRTLQQLQASGSSDQAAIENAQSRLEALSIQIGTVAATGPGVTLTIEDNAPGVPAETMLDVINELRAAGAEAIEIRGGDQASAVRVGLDTWIIGAPGALTVDDVTLRPPYSVLAIGDPPTLAAAMNIPGGAMDSVKRVGGTMVVQQAERVDVTALRQPKPRQYAQPVK, from the coding sequence ATGCCGGCGGATGTCTCGCCGCGCCGGTTCCGGAATCTGCGGATCGTCCAGCGCAGCCGATCGCAGCTCGTGTTCGGCGGTCTGGGGGTGCTGTTGTGCATTCTGCTGGGTATGGCGATCGTCACGCAGGTTCGCCAGAACGAGTCAGGAGATTCGCTGGAGACCGCGCGGCCGGCAGACCTGCTGGTGCTCCTGGATTCCCTGCAGCAACGTGAAGGCTCGCTCAATACCGAGGTGGCCGACCTGCAGCGGACCCTGCAGCAGCTGCAGGCCTCGGGCAGCAGCGATCAGGCCGCGATCGAGAATGCCCAGTCGCGGCTGGAAGCGCTGTCCATCCAGATCGGGACCGTGGCCGCGACGGGTCCCGGAGTGACGCTCACCATAGAAGACAACGCGCCCGGGGTGCCCGCCGAGACGATGCTCGATGTGATCAACGAGTTGCGGGCGGCCGGGGCCGAGGCCATTGAGATTCGCGGCGGCGATCAGGCGTCCGCGGTACGGGTGGGCCTCGACACCTGGATCATCGGTGCACCAGGCGCACTCACGGTCGACGACGTGACCCTGCGGCCGCCGTATTCGGTTCTGGCGATTGGGGATCCGCCGACACTGGCCGCCGCGATGAACATTCCCGGCGGGGCAATGGACAGTGTCAAGCGCGTCGGCGGCACGATGGTGGTACAACAAGCCGAGCGTGTCGACGTCACCGCCTTGCGGCAACCGAAACCACGCCAATACGCTCAGCCCGTCAAGTGA
- the gcvP gene encoding aminomethyl-transferring glycine dehydrogenase has translation MSDQHQSRFADRHIGPDATAVSTMLEVIGVTSLDELAAKALPAGILDALSCDGVAPGLEGLPAPATEEESLAELRALADSNTTAVSMIGQGYFDTFTPAVLRRNILENPAWYTAYTPYQPEISQGRLEVLLNFQTMVSDLTGLEVANASMLDEGTAAAEAMTLMHRATKSKSDRLLVDTDVYAQTAAVLATRAEPLGIEIVTADLSQGLPGGEFFGVIVQLPGASGRVVDWTGLITESHEHGALVAVGADLLALTVITPPGEIGADVAFGTSQRFGVPMGFGGPHAGYLAVHAKHARQLPGRLVGVSVDADGAPAYRLALQTREQHIRRDKATSNICTAQVLLAVMAAMYASYHGSAGLTAIARRVHGHASAIAGALRDALVHDKYFDTVLARVPGRADAVVAAAKAKGINLWRVDADHVSVSCDEATTDEHVAAVLEAFGVAAGAPATAGIETRTSEFLTHPAFNAYRTETEMMRYLRSLADKDIALDRSMIPLGSCTMKLNAAAEMEPITWPEFGRQHPFAPASDNPGLRKLIADLQDWLTGITGYDQISLQPNAGSQGEYAGLLAIKAYHVSRGDTERDLCLIPSSAHGTNAASAALAGMRVVVVACRENGDVDLDDLRAKIAEHADRVAALMITYPSTHGVYEHDVADICAAVHDVGGQVYVDGANLNALVGLARPGRFGGDVSHLNLHKTFCIPHGGGGPGVGPVAVRSHLAPFLPGHPLADELPDEHTVSAAPYGSASILPITWAYIRMMGAEGLREATLTAIASANYVARRLDEYYPVLYTGENGMVAHECILDLRGITKATGVTVDDVAKRLADYGFHAPTMSFPVAGTLMVEPTESESLAEVDAFCDAMIAIRAEIDKVGAGVWTVEDNPLRHAPHTAECLLVADWDHPYTREQAAYPLGKGFRPKVWPPVRRIDGAYGDRNLVCSCPPVEAFA, from the coding sequence GTGTCCGACCAGCATCAATCGCGTTTCGCCGATCGTCACATCGGCCCGGACGCCACCGCCGTGAGCACCATGCTCGAGGTGATCGGCGTGACCTCCCTCGACGAGCTCGCCGCCAAGGCGCTGCCGGCAGGCATTCTCGACGCGCTGTCCTGCGACGGGGTCGCCCCCGGCCTTGAGGGCCTGCCCGCGCCGGCCACCGAGGAGGAGTCCCTGGCCGAGCTGCGGGCGTTGGCCGACTCCAATACGACCGCGGTCTCGATGATCGGTCAGGGCTACTTCGACACGTTCACCCCCGCCGTCTTGCGGCGCAACATCCTTGAGAACCCGGCCTGGTACACCGCGTACACGCCTTATCAGCCAGAGATCAGCCAGGGCCGCCTGGAGGTCCTGCTGAACTTCCAGACCATGGTGTCGGACCTGACCGGCCTCGAAGTGGCCAACGCCTCGATGCTCGACGAGGGCACCGCCGCGGCCGAGGCGATGACGTTGATGCACCGCGCCACCAAGTCCAAGTCCGATCGGCTGCTGGTCGACACCGACGTGTACGCGCAGACGGCGGCCGTGCTGGCCACCCGTGCAGAGCCGCTCGGTATCGAGATCGTCACGGCGGATCTGAGTCAGGGACTTCCTGGCGGCGAATTCTTCGGCGTCATCGTGCAGCTGCCCGGAGCCAGTGGGCGGGTCGTGGATTGGACGGGCCTGATCACCGAGTCCCACGAGCATGGTGCGCTCGTCGCCGTCGGCGCCGACCTGCTGGCACTGACCGTGATCACCCCGCCGGGCGAGATCGGGGCCGACGTGGCCTTCGGAACCAGCCAACGGTTCGGTGTGCCAATGGGATTCGGAGGTCCGCACGCCGGTTACCTGGCCGTGCACGCCAAGCACGCCCGGCAACTGCCGGGCCGGCTGGTGGGTGTCTCCGTCGATGCCGACGGGGCGCCGGCCTACCGCCTGGCGCTGCAGACCCGCGAGCAGCACATCCGTCGCGACAAGGCGACCAGCAACATTTGCACCGCGCAGGTGCTGCTGGCGGTGATGGCCGCGATGTACGCCAGTTACCACGGCTCCGCAGGACTGACCGCCATCGCGCGACGCGTGCACGGCCATGCCTCGGCGATCGCGGGCGCGCTCCGCGACGCGCTGGTGCACGACAAGTACTTCGACACCGTGCTGGCCCGGGTTCCCGGGCGTGCCGACGCGGTGGTCGCCGCGGCCAAGGCCAAGGGGATCAACCTGTGGCGGGTCGACGCCGACCACGTGTCGGTGTCATGTGACGAGGCGACCACGGATGAGCATGTGGCCGCGGTCCTGGAGGCGTTCGGGGTCGCCGCCGGCGCGCCGGCGACGGCGGGCATCGAGACGCGAACCTCTGAGTTCCTCACGCACCCCGCGTTCAACGCCTACCGCACCGAGACCGAGATGATGCGTTACCTCCGGTCGCTGGCCGACAAAGACATCGCCTTGGACCGCAGCATGATTCCGCTGGGCTCCTGCACGATGAAGCTCAACGCGGCCGCCGAGATGGAGCCGATCACCTGGCCGGAGTTCGGCCGTCAGCACCCCTTCGCGCCGGCATCGGACAACCCCGGACTGCGCAAACTGATCGCCGATCTGCAGGACTGGCTCACCGGGATCACCGGCTACGACCAGATCTCCTTGCAGCCCAACGCCGGTTCACAAGGTGAATACGCCGGATTGCTGGCCATCAAGGCCTATCACGTGTCCCGCGGTGACACCGAGCGCGACCTGTGCCTGATCCCGTCGAGCGCGCACGGCACCAACGCGGCATCGGCGGCGCTGGCCGGCATGCGTGTTGTGGTGGTGGCCTGCCGTGAGAACGGTGACGTCGACCTCGACGACCTGCGCGCGAAGATCGCCGAACACGCGGATCGGGTTGCGGCGCTGATGATCACCTACCCGTCGACGCACGGGGTGTACGAGCACGACGTCGCCGATATCTGCGCGGCGGTGCACGACGTGGGCGGCCAGGTCTACGTGGACGGTGCGAACCTCAATGCACTGGTCGGATTGGCCCGGCCGGGCCGCTTCGGCGGCGATGTCAGCCATCTGAACCTGCACAAGACGTTCTGCATCCCGCACGGCGGCGGTGGCCCCGGCGTCGGGCCGGTCGCGGTGCGGTCGCACCTGGCTCCGTTCCTGCCCGGTCATCCGCTGGCCGACGAACTGCCCGATGAGCACACCGTCTCGGCGGCACCGTACGGATCGGCTTCGATCCTGCCGATCACGTGGGCCTACATCCGGATGATGGGTGCCGAGGGCCTGCGCGAGGCGACGCTGACCGCGATCGCCTCGGCCAACTATGTGGCCCGCCGGCTCGACGAGTACTACCCGGTGCTCTACACCGGCGAGAACGGCATGGTCGCCCACGAGTGCATCCTGGATCTGCGGGGGATCACCAAGGCCACCGGCGTCACCGTCGACGACGTGGCAAAGCGCTTGGCGGACTACGGGTTCCACGCACCGACCATGAGCTTCCCGGTGGCCGGCACATTGATGGTCGAGCCGACCGAGAGCGAGAGCCTGGCCGAGGTCGACGCGTTCTGCGACGCGATGATCGCGATTCGCGCCGAGATCGACAAAGTCGGAGCCGGTGTCTGGACTGTCGAGGACAACCCCTTGCGCCACGCGCCCCACACCGCCGAGTGCCTGTTGGTGGCCGACTGGGATCACCCGTACACCCGCGAACAGGCTGCCTACCCGTTGGGCAAGGGGTTCCGTCCCAAGGTCTGGCCGCCGGTGCGTCGCATCGACGGCGCGTACGGCGACCGGAACCTGGTGTGTTCCTGCCCGCCGGTCGAGGCCTTCGCCTGA
- a CDS encoding bifunctional nuclease family protein, with amino-acid sequence MAEVRVVGIRVEQPQNQPVLLLRESNGDRYLPIWIGQSEAAAIALEQQGVEPARPLTHDLIRDVIAALGHSLKEVRIVDLQEGTFYADLIFDRDIKVSARPSDSVAIALRVGVPIYVEEAVLAEAGLLIPDENDEEAAGTVREDEVEKFKEFLDSVSPDDFKAT; translated from the coding sequence ATGGCTGAGGTTCGCGTGGTCGGCATTCGGGTGGAACAGCCGCAGAACCAGCCCGTGTTGCTTTTGCGGGAGTCCAACGGTGACCGCTACCTGCCGATCTGGATCGGGCAGTCGGAGGCGGCTGCGATCGCACTGGAACAGCAGGGCGTCGAACCGGCCCGGCCTCTCACCCATGACCTCATCCGAGATGTCATTGCCGCCCTTGGGCATTCCCTCAAAGAGGTGCGGATCGTCGACCTGCAGGAAGGCACCTTCTACGCCGACCTGATCTTCGACCGCGACATCAAGGTGTCGGCCAGGCCTTCGGATTCGGTGGCGATCGCGCTGCGCGTCGGCGTGCCGATCTACGTGGAGGAGGCGGTGCTGGCCGAGGCCGGCCTGCTGATTCCAGACGAGAACGACGAAGAGGCGGCCGGCACCGTCCGTGAGGACGAGGTGGAGAAGTTCAAGGAGTTCCTGGACAGCGTCTCCCCGGACGACTTCAAGGCCACATGA
- a CDS encoding small basic family protein — translation MIGIVALVVGIVLGLVFHPSVPEFVEPYLPIAVVAALDAVFGGLRAYLERIFDAKVFVVSFVFNVLVAALIVYVGDQLGVGTQLSTAIIVVLGIRIFGNAAALRRRLFGA, via the coding sequence ATGATCGGGATCGTCGCACTGGTCGTCGGGATCGTACTCGGGTTGGTGTTCCACCCGAGCGTCCCCGAGTTCGTCGAGCCCTACCTTCCGATCGCCGTGGTGGCGGCACTCGATGCGGTCTTCGGCGGGTTGCGGGCCTATCTGGAGCGGATATTCGACGCCAAGGTGTTCGTGGTGTCGTTCGTGTTCAACGTGTTGGTGGCCGCCTTGATCGTCTACGTCGGCGATCAGCTGGGCGTCGGTACCCAGTTGTCGACGGCGATCATCGTGGTCCTCGGTATCCGCATCTTCGGTAACGCCGCCGCGTTGCGGCGCAGGTTGTTCGGCGCCTGA